Genomic DNA from Deinococcota bacterium:
ATCATCAAACAAGTTCCCGACGCCGAGGCGCGCATCCGCGCCTCCGCGGACGGCGTCGATCTGGACGGGGTCAGCTTCGTCATCGACGGCATGGACGAGTACGGCGTCGAGGAGGCCCTGCGCCTCCGCGAGGGCGGAGAGGACGCCGAGATCGTCGTCCTGGCGCTCGGCCCCAAGCGCTTCGAGGAGTCGATCCGCACCGCCCTGGCGATGGGCGCCGACCGCGCCGTGCACGTAGAGACCGACGCGGTCATCGACCCCATCGCCCAGGCCGAGGCGCTCGCCAAGGTCATCGCCGAGGAGGGGGCCGACCTCGTCTTCGTGGGCGGCAAGCAGGCCGACTGGGACTCCTCGGCCCTGGGGCCGGCGGTAGCCGAGGCCCTGGGCTGGCCGCACAGCGACTGGACGACGCGGCTCGAGCTTACCGGCGGCGCCCTCGAGGTCGTCCACGACTCCGATGAGGGTTCGGAGACGCTCAGCCTGCCCCTGCCCGCGGTGGTCACCACCCAGCAGGGCTTGAACGACCCGCGCTACCCGACCCTGCCCAACATCATGAAGGCCAAGCGCAAGGAGATGAAGAAGCTGGGCCTGGACGAGCTGGGCGGCGCCACAGCCAAGACCCATATCCTCAAGGAGGAGGTCCAGACGCGAAACCGCCTCAACAAGGTCCTGACGGGCGACCCGGCCGAAGCAGGAGCCGAGCTCGCCCGGCTCCTGCGCGACGAGGCGAAGGTCATTTAGCTTTTGGCGATCAGCCTTTGGCTCTGGCCCTTCCGCCGAGGAGAGGGCTAAAGGTTGATCGCCGGTAAAGAAAGGGCATCATGATTCTATTCGTTGCAGAACACGCGAACGGCAAGCTCAAGAAGAGCGCCTTTGAACTGGCCACCGTCGCCAAGGAGCTCTCCGGGAGCATGGGCATGGAGGCTGCCGGTCTGGTCATCGGCGCGGACGCGCAGGCTCTCGCGGGAGAGCTCGGCGGCGTGGTGGACACGGTCTATCTCGCGCAGGACGGGGCGCTCGAGGACTTTCGCGCCGAGGCCTGGACGACGGTGGTCGCCGAGGTCGCCAGGGAGAAGGGCGCGCAGGTCGTTCTGGTGAGCGCCTCGAGAGCGGGCCTCTCCTTTGGGCCGCGCCTGGCCTTGCGCTTGGGCGCGCCGCTGCTCGAGAACGTCAGCAGGGTCGCCGCGGAAGGGGGCAAGCTGAGCGGCAGGCGCTTCAGCTATCTCGCCCGCGTCACCGAGACGGTCGAGGCGGAGGGCCTCCCCGTCGTCGTGAGCGTCACCCCCAACGTCTACCCGCCGGCCGCGGCGGGCGCGGGCGGCACGGTCCAAGAGGTAAGGGTGCAGCTTGCCGACAGCGACACTCGCGTCAAGGTGGGCGAGAAGAAGGCGGCGAGCACCGGCCGGGTGGCGCTCGAGGAGGCCGATGTGGTTATCACCGGTGGGCGCGGCCTGGGTTCTCCCGAGGCCTTCGACACGCTCGTCGAGCCCCTGGCCGATGCGCTCTCGGCCGGCATCGGCGCCACCCGCGCGGTGGTCGATGCGGGCTGGCGGCCCTACGCCGAGCAGGTCGGCCAGACCGGCAAGACCGTCGCGCCCACGCTCTACATCGCGCTCGGCGTCTCCGGCGCGGTGCAGCACCTCTCGGGCATGAACCGCTCCAAGGTCGTCGTCGCCGTCAACAAGGACGCCGACGCGCCCATCTTCAAAGTGGCCGACTACAGCGTGGTCGGCGACGTGAACGCGGTGGTGCCGGCCTTGCAGGAGGCGCTGCGAGACAAGGGCTAACACGCTCGCCGACTGGGAGGTGTTGGGTTTGAACGCTGCCTTCCGGCTTAGCGTGAGAGGGCGGCGACGCCGGGCAGCGTCTTGCCCTCCAAGAACTCGAGCGAGGCGCCGCCGCCCGTCGAGATGTGGTCGATCCTGTCCTGTACGCCCACGGCGTTGACCGCCGCCACCGAGTCGCCGCCGCCCACCACCTTGTAAGCCGCCAGCGAGGCGACGGTCTCGGCGATGGCGCGCGTTCCCCGGTCGAAGGGCGGCACTTCGAAAACGCCCAGGGGTCCGTTCCAGAAGACCGTCCTGGCGTCTTTGAGGGCGTCCTGGTAGCCCCTGACCGCCTCCGGCCCGGCGTCGAGGCCCATGAGCGCTGCGGGAATGGCATCCGAAGGATGAACGCTGGTCTCGACCCCTGCGCCGATCTCCGCCGCGCAGACCGAGTCCTCAGGCAGGCGCATCACCACGCCCCTGCTGTCAGCCTGCTCGAGCAGGTCTCGAGCCAGCTCCAGCTTGTCGTCCTCGACCAGCGACCTGCCGACTTCAAAGCCCTGGGCTTTGAAGAAGGTGTAGGCCATCGCCCCGCCGATCAGGATCTCGTCGACCACCGCCAGCAGGTTCTCTATCACGCCGATCTTGTCCGAGACCTTGGCGCCACCCAGGATCACCTTGAAGGGCTTGTCGGGGTTCTTTAGCAGCCTGCCCAGAACCGCGAGCTCGCGCTCGAGCAAGAGCCCCGCCGCGCTGGGCAGGAACTGGGCTATCCCTTCGGTGCTGGCGTGCGCCCGGTGCGCGGCGCCAAAGGCGTCGTTTACGTAGACAGCGGCGTAACCCGCCAGGATGCGGCACAGTTCGGGGTCGTTGTTGGTCTCGCGCGGGTCGAAGCGGAGGTTTTCCAGCAGGGTCACGCTGCCCCGGGGTGCCTCCTCGACGAACTTTCCCGCCTCCCGGCTGGCGGGGCCGTCGCCGGCCTGGTAGCGGACCTCGCGGTTCAAGAGTTGGCTCAGGCGCTCGGCTACGGGTCCCAAGCGGTACTTGTCCTCGGGCCCTTTGGGCCGGCCCAAGTGGCTCATCAACACGACGGTGGCGCCCCGCTCGAGCAGCCTCGCTATCGTCGGCAAGGCCGCCCGGATGCGGCTGTCGTCGGCGACCGCACCGTCCCCCAGGGGAACGTTGAAGTCCACGCGCACCAGGGCGCGTTTGCCGCTAAACTCCAGACTGTCGAGGGTTCGCAGGCTCATCACAGCTCCTTAGTGTAGGGCCACTAGTCCTTGGTCCTTAGCCAAGGACCAAGGACTAGTGCGGGTACTACTGGCTACAGCGGTTAGTGTTCCTTAAAACCGCCCGTGGTTGCTACCGCAGCTCCTAGCAGCGTGCGGTTCGGACCATGGGCAACCAGCTTTTGGCGAGAGGCCTCGAGCCCTAGCTGGACTCGAGTGCTGGTTATCCCGCAAGCTCGAGCTGAACGTCCTCCCTTAGCACTTGGAGTTTGCGCCCTAAATGCTCCTCGAGAAAAGCCAGGGCGTCGCCAATTGCCTCCTCGGGGCTCATCCCGTATCCCTGAAGCTCAGGATAGTCGAGCACCCGGGCGAGGTAGGGTTCGAATTTCCCCTCGTATTCAGGATGGTAGGTGACCTCAAGGTTGATCTTCATGATTTTCCTCCAGGTCGGCGGTCGCGCGCAACAGTGCCTTTGCGGCTTCGGGGTGGACGGGCCGCTTCCGAGGATGCGGCTCATGCACGCTCACGACGACGCCACTGTCGTGAATCAGTTTACGGCGACTACCCTTGCCGATCTTCAGCTCGAAGCCATATGCCTCCGCCAAAGCCAGAAACTCAGACCAATCACACCGCGTGAGGCGCTCCGCGACGCGCCGCCGCAAACTGCGCCGTGATCTGCCGGTGCTCATGCCGATCCCGCCAGCCCAATCCCGCCGACCCAATCTCGCCAGCGTTGTCAATATAGCACGGAAAGCAGAGGCTCGAAGATGACTGCGTCGAGCATATGTCTTTAGAGCGCTTTCGTGTCTCTTAGAGCTTCTTGCCGACCAGTTCGACCACGTCGGCCAGCCTGTTGGCGTAGCCCCACTCGTTGTCGTACCAGGAGAAGATCTTGACCATCTTGCCCATCGCTTTGGTCATCAGCGAGTCGATGATGGCCGAGTGCGGGTTGCCGACGATGTCGGAAGACACCAGCTCCTCGTCGCTGTACTCGACGATGCCCCGGAGGGGGCCGTCGGCCGCCTCCCTGAGCGCGGCGTTGACCTCTTCGGCGCTGACCTCGCGCCTTAAGATGGCGGTGATGTCCGAAAGCGAGCCCGTCGGCGTGGGCACGCGCACGGCGACGCCGTCGAAGTTGTCCTTGAACTGCGGCAGGACCCGGCCTACGGCCTTGGCCGCGCCCGTGGTGGTGGGGATGATGTTGACCGCCGCCGCCCGCGCCCTTCTCAGGTCGCTATGGACGAGGTCTAAAATGCGCTGGTCGTTGGTGTAGGAGTGGATGGTGGTCATCATCGACTGCTCGACGCCAAAGGTCTCGTCCAAAACCTTCATCACCGCGGCCAGCGAGTTGGTCGTGCATGAGGCGTTGGAGAGCACGTCGTGCCTTGCGGCGTCGTACTGCTCCTCGTTGACGCCCAGCATGATGTCGAAGTCGGGGTCTCCCGACGGCGCGGAGATGACCACCTTCTTGGCGCCGGCCGTCAGGTGCTTGGCGGCGCCCTCGCGCTTGGTGAAGATGCCGGTGGACTCGATGACCACGTCCACGCCGAGGTCGCCCCAAGGCAGCGCGGCGGGATCCTTTTCGCTGAGGACGGAAACGCGCTTGCCGTCGACGATGAGGGCGTCTTCGCCCGCTTCGATCTCGCCCTTGAACTTGCCGTAGCTCGAGTCGTACTTGAGCAGGTGGGCGTTGGTCGCGATGTCGGTGAGGTCGTTGATGGCGGCGACATGGATGCCACGCTCGTGCAGGATGCGAAAGACCTGACGGCCGATGCGGCCAAACCCGTTGATGCCGACTTTCATAGCTGCCTCCTTGAGAACAGATGATTTAGGGATATGCGCTCCCTTGGCGTCATTCTAACCTGAGCTCCAAAAGTGGAATCTATACGTGAGCTAAACCAAACTCCGCACCGCGTCGCTGAGGGGCCGCCCTCACGAGCAGCGAGGGCGGCCCGTGAGGTTCGGAGCGCCCGCTACGGCGGTCAAGCCGAGGCCGCCGCGCTTCCTGGCGCCTTTTTGAGGCTGATGGTGATGGCCGTCCCCTCGAGCTCCGCCCGCTCCTCATGGAGCGCGTCCTCGAGCCCGTCAAAGCCGACCTCCTCGGCCAGCACCTCGTTCTTGACAGTGCTCAGGTGCGCCCTTAGCGCCTCCAAAAGCTCCCCCGACGTTTCCAGCCCCAGGTGAATGGTGTCGGAGACCTCGAGCGAAGCGTTCTTGCGGGCGTTCTGCACCAGGCGGATCACGTCGCGCGCCAGCCCCTCCTGCACGAGTTCCGGGCTGAGTTGGGTACTCAAGGCCGCCAAGTAGCCGCGCTCCTCCAAGGCCGCATAGCCCTCCGGGCTCTTGGCGTCGATCAGAAAGGCCTCCGGCTCGAAGGTATAGGGCTCGCCGCCGAGAGTAAGCACCGTCTCCCTACCGCTGCGGATGTTGCGGGCGATCTCTCTGCCGTCGACCTCGGCGAGCGCTCGCTTGAGCTCGGGGATGAGCCTGCCGAGGCGCTTGCCCACGAGTGGCAGGTTCGGCTTGACGCTGTAGTCGACGAAGTCCGCCGTGACGTCTAGATAGCTGACCCTCTTGACGTTGAGCTCCTCCTTGAGCTGGTCCTCGAGCCGCTTCAAGCCCTCCAGCTCGTCCGCCGAGCGCACCCGCACCAGCACTTCGGGGAGCGGCTGACGCGTCTTCATGCTCGCCGCCGCCCGCGCGCCGCGGCCCAGTTCGACCACCCTCTGCAAGGCGTTCATGTCGCGCAGCAGGTTTTCATCGACGAGCGCCGGGTCCGCCGCGGGCCAGCTTGCCAGGTGTACCGACTCGGGCGCGTCCGGGTCGATCCTCACTACCAGGTTGCGGTAGAGGACCTCGGCGACGAAGGGTGCCATCGGCGCGATGAGTTTGGCGACTGTCACCAGCGCCTCGTAGAGGGTGGTGTAGGCGGCGAGCTTGTCGCTGTCGCTCTCTGACTTCCAGAAGCGGCGGCGGTTGCGCCTCACGTACCAGTTCGACAGGTCCTCCACCACGAAGTCGCGCACGCTCCGGCTGGCGCTGGTGGGGTCGTAGCCATCCAGGCTGGCGGTGACCGTCATGATCAAGTTGCTGAGTTTGGCCGCCAACCAGCGATCAATCTCGGGCCGCTCGGCGACCGCAACGCCACGCCTCAGCTCAGGCCTGTCCAGGTTGGCGTAGAGCACGAAGAAGGCGTAGGAGTTCCACAGCGTCAGGAAGAAGTCGCGCAGGGTCTCGTCGACGAGGCCCTGCGAAAAGCGCTTGGTGGCGCCGGGCGGGCTCGAGGCGTAGAGGTACCACCTGAGCGCGTCGGCGCCCTGGGCGTCCAGGACCGTCCAGGGGTCGACGGTGTTGCCCTTGGACTTGCTCATCTTCTCGCCCTTTTCGTCGGTGATATGGCCGAGCACGATCACGTTTTTAAAGGCCGGGCTGTCCGCGGCGACGCCCCTTTCGGCCAAGACCCCCGGCTGGCGCGCACCCGCGTTATCGCCGCTATCGGTAAGCAGCGTGGCCAGCGCGTGCAAGGAGTAGAACCAGCCGCGCGTCTGGTCGACGGCCTCGCAGATGAAGTCGGCGGGGAAGTTCTTCGCCAGGGCGGCCTCGTTTTCAAAGGGGTAGTGCCACTGCGCGTAGGGCATGGCCCCCGACTCGAACCACACGTCGACGGTGTAGGGCAGACGCCTGAACCTTTTGCCGCCCCGCTCGAAGGTGACCTCGTCGACGTAAGGCCGGTGCAGCTCGAGTGCCGAGAGGTCCTGGCCGCTGAGTTCCGAAAGCTCCTTCACGCTGCCCACGCAGATCCGCTCCTGGCCGTCCTCGCTCACCCAGATGGGCAGCGGCGCACCCCAGTAGCGCTCGCGCGACAAGGACCAGTCCACGTTGTTCTCGAGCCAGCGTCCGAAGCGGCCGTCCCTGACGTGCTCGGGATACCAGTGGACGGCCTGGTTGTTTGCTAGGAGCTTGTCCTTGACGGCGGTGGTGCGGATGTACCAGGCGCTCTTGGCGTAAAAGAGCAGCGGCGTGCCGCAGCGCCAGCAGAAGGGGTAAGTGTGCTTTATCCTGCTCTCGCGGTAGAGGAGGCCTCTGGCCATGAGGTCCCTGGCGATGGCTCCGTCGGCTTCTTTAAAGAAGACGCCGCTGTAGGGGCCGCTCTCGGAGGTATCGCCAGGCACCTTCACCTCGGCGTAGACCCTGCCCGTCAGGTCCACGGAAAAGAGCGTGGGCAGGCCGTGGGCGCGGCCGACCTCCAGGTCGCCGTAGGCGGGCGCGATGTGCACCACGCCGGTGCCGTCGCCCAAGCTGACGAAGTCGTCGGCGATAACCCGAAAGCCCGTGTTCAGGTCCTCGCTGGCGGGAACGCGGCCCGCCAAGACCGGATCGTAGCTCAGGCCGATCAAGTCTGCTCCCTTAAACGTCTTGAGCACCGCGTAGCCGTCCTCAGCGAAGACGTTCTCGGCGAGGTCGGAGGCGAGGATATACAGGTCCTTCTCCTCTTTGCCGTGGCTCCTCGGGGCCTCTACCAGGCTGTAGTCGGCGTCACCCTTGACGGCCAGGGCGGTGTTGGCGGGGAGCGTCCAGGGTGTCGTCGTCCAGGCGAGCACGTAGACAGGCCGCGTCTCGCCCCCCTCCACCAGCCCTTTCTCGAGCAGGCTCTCGCGCCGCGCCGAGAACTTGGGCCAGACCGAGGGGTCGCTGACGTCGTCCTGGTAACCCTGCGAGACCTCGTGGTCGGCCAGGCTGGTGTTGCAGCGCGGGCAGTGCATGGTCACCTTGTAGTCCTCAAAGAGGAGGTCCCGGTCGTAAAGCGACTTCATCACCCACCAGCAGGACTCGATGTAGCCGTTTTCATAGGTGATATAAGGTTTCTCTAAGTCGAGCCAGAAGCCGATGCGCTCGGTCATCTGGTTCCACTCCTGGATGTACTCAAAGGCCGAGGCCTTGGCGAGCTTATTAAACTCGGCGATGCCGTAGGCCTCGATGTCTCCTTTGCCCTTAAAGCCGAGCTTCTTCTCGACTTCGATTTCGACCGGCAGGCCGTGCGTGTCCCAGCCGCCCTTGCGCCCGACCCTATAGCCCCGCATCGTCTTATACCTTGGAAAGAGGTCCTTAAAGGCGCGAGAAATCACGTGGTGGACGCCCGGCCTGCCGTTGGCCGTGGGCGGTCCTTCGTAGAAGATGTAGTCGCCCGCCGTCGCTTCCTTGGCGAGCGACTTGCGAAAGATGTCGTTGTCGCGCCAGAACCGGATGACCCCGGCCTCGAGCTCGGGAAAGCTCACCGCCGCCTTGACCTCGTCGAACATCGCTGCGGTTTTTGCCGCCTTGTCTTTATCCAGCCCTTTATCCAGCATGGTCACCTCCGCGAAGACCACGAACCACCGAAAAACCATCGAAAAACGCCCCACATGCCTCATCGCATTGGGACGCTGTCGCGTGGTACCACCCAATTTCACCGACCCCTTGCGGAGCCGACCTCCATCACTGCCCCCGGGCGGGGAGAGTAGGCCGCTATGACGCGCGGCGCGCGGCGCCGGCTACTGGGCCCGGAACCAGGGGCCGTTCACCGCGCGGCTCGGGGAGGATTTTCGCTGCGGCTCGTCGCCGACCTCGCACCGTCGTCGGCTCGCTGCTCACCTTGCGCGCGGCTACTCGTTCCCGTCGTCGCCTTTGGCTGCAGGGCGCCTTTACAAGCCGGGCAAAACCTGCATATACTAGACATTAGCAGTCGGTTTCGCCCAAAGTCAAGCTGACGAAAACCCACCACGCACAAGCCAAGCTGTATACTGATCGTGTTAAGACTGATTGAGAAGTATTGAGACAAGTGGTGGATTTCGGCAGAGGCGCGCTGAGCCGCGCCCAGACCGCTGCGCGAGAGTCGGAACCTTCGAACAGAATGCTTGGCCCGTGGAGCTTATGCCGAATCAATGTACAGTCGACCAATCTGGATCACTATGCAAGGATACGCTTCAAGGATACGCTTAAAGGATACGGTTAAAGAATAGGGCGACGAGCGAGGCAATGACAACCATAATGACAAAATGACAACCATCAAGCCGTCAACGAACGAAGGCTACCGGCCTCGACCATGGGTTTAGAGCACAAGGGTTTAGAGTACAACAGTTTAGGAGCTACAGACATGGATCTATATCTAGACACCGCCGACATCAGCGAAATACGCGAGCTTGCCGCCTGGGGCGTCCTGGGCGGCGTCACCACCAACCCCAGCCTGATCGCGCGCGCGGGGCGCAACATCGAGGAGGTGATCGCCGAGATCAGCGAGCTCGTCCCCGGCCCGGTATCGGCCGAGGTCGTCTCCGTAGACGCTCAGGAGATGATCAAAGAAGGCCGCGAACTCGCCCGCATCGCCGACAACGTCGTCGTCAAGGTGCCGCTCATCCCCGCCGGGCTCACCGCCTGCCGCGCGCTTGCGGGCGACGGCGTCAAGGTCAACGTGACGCTCTGCTTCAGCACCAACCAGGCCATCTTGGCCGCGCACGCGGGCGCTTGGTGCGTCAGCCCCTTTGTCGGCCGCTTGGACGACATCAACCAGGACGGCATGGAGC
This window encodes:
- a CDS encoding phosphoglycerate kinase, which translates into the protein MSLRTLDSLEFSGKRALVRVDFNVPLGDGAVADDSRIRAALPTIARLLERGATVVLMSHLGRPKGPEDKYRLGPVAERLSQLLNREVRYQAGDGPASREAGKFVEEAPRGSVTLLENLRFDPRETNNDPELCRILAGYAAVYVNDAFGAAHRAHASTEGIAQFLPSAAGLLLERELAVLGRLLKNPDKPFKVILGGAKVSDKIGVIENLLAVVDEILIGGAMAYTFFKAQGFEVGRSLVEDDKLELARDLLEQADSRGVVMRLPEDSVCAAEIGAGVETSVHPSDAIPAALMGLDAGPEAVRGYQDALKDARTVFWNGPLGVFEVPPFDRGTRAIAETVASLAAYKVVGGGDSVAAVNAVGVQDRIDHISTGGGASLEFLEGKTLPGVAALSR
- the ileS gene encoding isoleucine--tRNA ligase gives rise to the protein MVFRWFVVFAEVTMLDKGLDKDKAAKTAAMFDEVKAAVSFPELEAGVIRFWRDNDIFRKSLAKEATAGDYIFYEGPPTANGRPGVHHVISRAFKDLFPRYKTMRGYRVGRKGGWDTHGLPVEIEVEKKLGFKGKGDIEAYGIAEFNKLAKASAFEYIQEWNQMTERIGFWLDLEKPYITYENGYIESCWWVMKSLYDRDLLFEDYKVTMHCPRCNTSLADHEVSQGYQDDVSDPSVWPKFSARRESLLEKGLVEGGETRPVYVLAWTTTPWTLPANTALAVKGDADYSLVEAPRSHGKEEKDLYILASDLAENVFAEDGYAVLKTFKGADLIGLSYDPVLAGRVPASEDLNTGFRVIADDFVSLGDGTGVVHIAPAYGDLEVGRAHGLPTLFSVDLTGRVYAEVKVPGDTSESGPYSGVFFKEADGAIARDLMARGLLYRESRIKHTYPFCWRCGTPLLFYAKSAWYIRTTAVKDKLLANNQAVHWYPEHVRDGRFGRWLENNVDWSLSRERYWGAPLPIWVSEDGQERICVGSVKELSELSGQDLSALELHRPYVDEVTFERGGKRFRRLPYTVDVWFESGAMPYAQWHYPFENEAALAKNFPADFICEAVDQTRGWFYSLHALATLLTDSGDNAGARQPGVLAERGVAADSPAFKNVIVLGHITDEKGEKMSKSKGNTVDPWTVLDAQGADALRWYLYASSPPGATKRFSQGLVDETLRDFFLTLWNSYAFFVLYANLDRPELRRGVAVAERPEIDRWLAAKLSNLIMTVTASLDGYDPTSASRSVRDFVVEDLSNWYVRRNRRRFWKSESDSDKLAAYTTLYEALVTVAKLIAPMAPFVAEVLYRNLVVRIDPDAPESVHLASWPAADPALVDENLLRDMNALQRVVELGRGARAAASMKTRQPLPEVLVRVRSADELEGLKRLEDQLKEELNVKRVSYLDVTADFVDYSVKPNLPLVGKRLGRLIPELKRALAEVDGREIARNIRSGRETVLTLGGEPYTFEPEAFLIDAKSPEGYAALEERGYLAALSTQLSPELVQEGLARDVIRLVQNARKNASLEVSDTIHLGLETSGELLEALRAHLSTVKNEVLAEEVGFDGLEDALHEERAELEGTAITISLKKAPGSAAASA
- the gap gene encoding type I glyceraldehyde-3-phosphate dehydrogenase, producing the protein MKVGINGFGRIGRQVFRILHERGIHVAAINDLTDIATNAHLLKYDSSYGKFKGEIEAGEDALIVDGKRVSVLSEKDPAALPWGDLGVDVVIESTGIFTKREGAAKHLTAGAKKVVISAPSGDPDFDIMLGVNEEQYDAARHDVLSNASCTTNSLAAVMKVLDETFGVEQSMMTTIHSYTNDQRILDLVHSDLRRARAAAVNIIPTTTGAAKAVGRVLPQFKDNFDGVAVRVPTPTGSLSDITAILRREVSAEEVNAALREAADGPLRGIVEYSDEELVSSDIVGNPHSAIIDSLMTKAMGKMVKIFSWYDNEWGYANRLADVVELVGKKL
- a CDS encoding electron transfer flavoprotein subunit alpha/FixB family protein codes for the protein MILFVAEHANGKLKKSAFELATVAKELSGSMGMEAAGLVIGADAQALAGELGGVVDTVYLAQDGALEDFRAEAWTTVVAEVAREKGAQVVLVSASRAGLSFGPRLALRLGAPLLENVSRVAAEGGKLSGRRFSYLARVTETVEAEGLPVVVSVTPNVYPPAAAGAGGTVQEVRVQLADSDTRVKVGEKKAASTGRVALEEADVVITGGRGLGSPEAFDTLVEPLADALSAGIGATRAVVDAGWRPYAEQVGQTGKTVAPTLYIALGVSGAVQHLSGMNRSKVVVAVNKDADAPIFKVADYSVVGDVNAVVPALQEALRDKG
- a CDS encoding electron transfer flavoprotein subunit beta/FixA family protein encodes the protein IIKQVPDAEARIRASADGVDLDGVSFVIDGMDEYGVEEALRLREGGEDAEIVVLALGPKRFEESIRTALAMGADRAVHVETDAVIDPIAQAEALAKVIAEEGADLVFVGGKQADWDSSALGPAVAEALGWPHSDWTTRLELTGGALEVVHDSDEGSETLSLPLPAVVTTQQGLNDPRYPTLPNIMKAKRKEMKKLGLDELGGATAKTHILKEEVQTRNRLNKVLTGDPAEAGAELARLLRDEAKVI
- a CDS encoding type II toxin-antitoxin system HicA family toxin, with amino-acid sequence MSTGRSRRSLRRRVAERLTRCDWSEFLALAEAYGFELKIGKGSRRKLIHDSGVVVSVHEPHPRKRPVHPEAAKALLRATADLEENHEDQP
- the fsa gene encoding fructose-6-phosphate aldolase; translated protein: MDLYLDTADISEIRELAAWGVLGGVTTNPSLIARAGRNIEEVIAEISELVPGPVSAEVVSVDAQEMIKEGRELARIADNVVVKVPLIPAGLTACRALAGDGVKVNVTLCFSTNQAILAAHAGAWCVSPFVGRLDDINQDGMELIGEIADVFGIHDYETKILAASIRHGGHVTRAALAGADIATMPAKVLKSMVKHPLTDAGLESFLKDHDKVKEEAKEQMERVG